One Triticum dicoccoides isolate Atlit2015 ecotype Zavitan chromosome 5B, WEW_v2.0, whole genome shotgun sequence genomic window carries:
- the LOC119305159 gene encoding glycine-rich cell wall structural protein 1-like, whose protein sequence is MGRRGSGVMGSKAVALALLLCLSSAAVGAWARPVANKGKHAADEKFLLLKKHFGKGLGGGLGKGGGLGGGGGGGYGGGGGLGGGGGYGGGGGLGGGAGHGVGGGLGGGFGKGGGLGGGFGKGGGLGGGIGKGGGLGGGIGHGIGGGFGKGGGLGGGAGGGYGNGGGLGNGGGLGGGISHGLGGGIGKGGGLGGGFGKGAGLGGGFGGGGGGGGGGGGGGGFGGGFGKGGGFGFGIGKGGGGGIGGGH, encoded by the exons ATGGGGAGAAGGGGGAGTGGAGTGATGGGGAGCAAGGCTGtggcgcttgcgctgctgctctgcctGAGCAGCGCGGCGGTGGGCGCATGGGCGAGGCCCGTCGCGAACAAGGGGAAGCACGCCGCCGACGAGAAGTTCCTGTTGCTGAAGAAGCACTTCGGCAAGGGACTTGGAGGTGGCCTTGGGAAGGGTGGTGGGCTCggtggaggtggcggtggcggctaCGGTGGTGGAGGAGGGctcggtggcggtggcggctacGGTGGTGGTGGAGGACTAGGTGGTGGGGCTGGCCATGGTGTCGGTGGAGGTCTTGGTGGTGGGTTTGGCAAAGGAGGAGGGCTTGGCGGCGGGTTTGGTAAGGGTGGTGGACTCGGCGGTGGTATTGGTAAAGGTGGTGGTCTTGGTGGTGGAATAGGCCATGGCATTGGTGGTGGTTTTGGTAAAGGTGGAG GACTCGGTGGTGGTGCCGGTGGCGGGTATGGCAATGGTGGTGGTCTCGGAAATGGCGGCGGGCTCGGAGGCGGCATCAGCCATGGACTCGGTGGTGGCATCGGAAAGGGTGGGGGTCTCGGTGGCGGCTTTGGCAAAGGTGCTGGACTAGGCGGCggctttggcggtggaggcggcggaggtggtggtggcggtggtggcggcggttttggcggaggcttTGGCAAGGGAGGTGGGTTTGGTTTCGGGATCGGCAAAGGTGGCGGTGGCGGGATCGGCGGCGGCCACTGA